In Sciurus carolinensis chromosome 17, mSciCar1.2, whole genome shotgun sequence, one genomic interval encodes:
- the Use1 gene encoding vesicle transport protein USE1 has translation MAPAEGAGYCPVAMAASRLELNLVRLLCRCEAMAAEKRDPDEWRLEKYVGALEDMLQALKAQTSKPASEVINDYSRKVDFLKGMLQAEKLTSSSEKALANQFLTPGRVPTTARERVPATKTVHLQSRARYTSEMRSELLGMDSAGEPERDVRKRSGVAGPRPADEKQSAAELDLVLQRHQNLQEKLSEEMLDLARSLRTNTLAAQSVIKKDNQTLSHSLKMADQNLEKLKTESERLEQHTQKSVNWLLWAMLIVVCFIFISMILFIRIMPKLK, from the exons ATGGCGCCGGCGGAAGGGGCAGGATACTGCCCGGTGGCGATGGCGGCGTCGAGGCTGGAGCTGAACCTGGTGAGGCTGCTGTGCCGCTGCGAGGCAATGGCAGCGGAGAAGCGGGACCCAGATGAATGGCGTCTGGAGAAG TACGTGGGGGCCCTGGAGGACATGCTTCAGGCCCTGAAAGCCCAAACCAG CAAACCGGCCTCTGAGGTGATCAATGACTATTCCCGCAAAGTGGATTTTCTGAAGGGGATGCTCCAGGCAGAAAAGCTG ACCTCCTCCTCAGAGAAGGCACTGGCCAACCAGTTCCTGACTCCTGGTCGAGTGCCAACCACAGCCAGAGAGCGTGTGCCTGCCACCAAGACAGTGCATCTGCAGTCCCGGGCTCGGTACACCAGCGAGATGCGGAGTGAGCTGCTAGGCATG GACTCTGCCGGAG AGCCCGAGCGCGATGTGAGGAAGCGAAG CGGGGTGGCAGGGCCCAGGCCGGCAGATGAGAAGCAGTCAGCAGCTGAGCTGGACCTCGTCCTACAACGCCACCAGAACCTCCAGGAAAAGCTGTCAGAGGAGATGCTAGACCTAGCCCGGAGCCTCAGGACCAACACGCTGGCCGCCCAGAGCGTCATCAAGAAGGACAACCAG ACGCTGTCCCACTCACTCAAGATGGCTGaccagaacctggagaagctgaagACGGAGTCCGAGCGGCTGGAGCAGCACACGCAGAAGTCGGTCAACTGGCTGCTCTGGGCCATGCTCATCGTCGTCTGCTTCATCTTCATCAGCATGATCCTCTTCATCCGCATCATGCCCAAACTCAAATAA
- the Ocel1 gene encoding occludin/ELL domain-containing protein 1 encodes MPTREHSRARGPRRNPQTRPPGPGPPGDHKTCARRPLRQPQPGFHKARPKKIVFEDELNSQALLAPRKSTGAIPGGPMQRPDPFPDYELKYPPVSSQRERSRYVAVFQDQYGEFLELRQELGSTQAKLQHLEALLSSLPPPQSQKEAQVAARVWREFEKKWMDPGFLDKQLRCRYLKGKLRHLKTQIQKFDDQEESEGSVYF; translated from the exons ATGCCCACCCGGGAGCATTCCCGGGCCCGCGGCCCCCGGAGGAACCCGCAGACCCgccctcctggccctgggccccCG GGCGACCACAAGACCTGCGCCCGCCGCCCTCTGCGCCAGCCCCAGCCCGGGTTCCACAAGGCCAGGCCCAAGAAGATTGTATTCGAGGATGAACTAAATTCCCAGGCCCTTCTGGCCCCCAGGAAGTCTACTGGAGCCATCCCTGGGGGGCCTATGCAGCGACCCGATCCCTTCCCCGACTATGAGCT CAAGTACCCACCAGTGAGCAGCCAGAGGGAGCGCAGCCGCTATGTCGCAGTGTTCCAGGACCAGTACGGAGAGTTCCTGGAGCTGCGGCAAGAGCTGGGGTCCACACAGGCAAAGCTCCAGCATCTGGAGGCCCTGCTGAGCTCGCTGCCCCCGCCCCAAAGCCAG AAGGAGGCCCAGGTTGCAGCCCGGGTCTGGAGGGAGTTCGAGAAAAAGTGGATG GACCCTGGCTTCCTGGACAAGCAGTTGCGCTGTCGCTATCTGAAGGGCAAACTGAGGCACCTCAAGACCCAGATCCAGAAATTCGATGACCAAGAGGAGAGTGAAGGCTCTGTGTACTTCTGA
- the Nr2f6 gene encoding nuclear receptor subfamily 2 group F member 6 yields the protein MAMVTGGWGGPGGDTNGVDKAGGYPRAAEEDSASPPGAASDAEPGDEERPGLQVDCVVCGDKSSGKHYGVFTCEGCKSFFKRSIRRNLSYTCRSNRDCQIDQHHRNQCQYCRLKKCFRVGMRKEAVQRGRIPHSLPGAVAAASGSPPGSALAAAGGDLFPGQPVSELIAQLLRAEPYPAAAGRFGAGGGAAGAVLGIDNVCELAARLLFSTVEWARHAPFFPELPVADQVALLRLSWSELFVLNAAQAALPLHTAPLLAAAGLHAAPMAAERAVAFMDQVRAFQEQVDKLGRLQVDSAEYGCLKAIALFTPDACGLSDPAHVESLQEKAQVALTEYVRAQYPSQPQRFGRLLLRLPALRAVPASLISQLFFMRLVGKTPIETLIRDMLLSGSTFNWPYSGQ from the exons ATGGCCATGGTGACCGGCGGCTGGGGCGGCCCGGGCGGCGACACGAACGGCGTGGACAAGGCGGGCGGCTACCCGCGCGCGGCCGAAGAAGACTCGGCCTCGCCCCCCGGCGCCGCCAGCGACGCGGAGCCTGGCGATGAGGAACGGCCGGGGCTGCAGGTGGACTGTGTGGTGTGCGGGGACAAGTCGAGCGGCAAGCATTACGGTGTCTTCACCTGCGAGGGCTGCAAGAGCTTTTTCAAGCGGAGCATCCGCCGCAACCTCAGCTACACCTGCCG GTCCAACCGTGACTGCCAAATCGACCAGCATCATCGGAACCAGTGCCAGTACTGCCGCCTCAAGAAGTGCTTCCGGGTGGGCATGAGGAAGGAGG CGGTGCAGCGCGGCCGCATCCCGCACTCGCTGCCGGGCGCCGTGGCCGCCGCCTCGGGCAGCCCCCCGGGCTCGGCGCTGGCGGCGGCGGGCGGAGACCTGTTCCCGGGCCAGCCGGTGTCGGAGCTGATCGCGCAGCTGCTGCGCGCCGAGCCCTACCCCGCGGCGGCCGGGCGCTTCGGCGCGGGCGGCGGTGCGGCGGGCGCGGTGCTGGGCATCGACAACGTGTGCGAGCTGGCGGCGCGGCTGCTCTTCAGCACCGTGGAGTGGGCGCGCCACGCGCCCTTCTTCCCCGAGCTGCCGGTGGCCGACCAGGTGGCGCTGCTGCGCCTCAGCTGGAGCGAGCTGTTCGTGCTGAACGCGGCGCAGGCGGCGCTGCCCCTGCACACGGCACCGCTGCTGGCCGCCGCGGGTCTGCACGCCGCGCCCATGGCCGCCGAGCGCGCTGTGGCCTTCATGGACCAGGTGCGCGCCTTCCAGGAGCAGGTGGACAAGCTGGGCCGCCTGCAGGTGGACTCCGCGGAGTACGGCTGCCTCAAGGCCATCGCGCTCTTCACGCCGG ACGCCTGTGGCCTCTCGGACCCGGCCCACGTGGAGAGCCTGCAGGAGAAGGCGCAGGTGGCCCTCACGGAGTACGTGCGGGCGCAGTACCCGTCCCAGCCCCAGCGCTTCGGCCGCCTGCTGCTGCGGCTCCCGGCCTTGCGCGCCGTCCCTGCGTCCCTCATCTCCCAGCTGTTCTTCATGCGCCTGGTGGGCAAGACGCCCATCGAGACGCTGATCCGCGACATGCTGCTGTCAGGAAGTACCTTCAACTGGCCCTACTCGGGACAGTGA